A section of the Deltaproteobacteria bacterium genome encodes:
- a CDS encoding DUF366 family protein yields MLKSIFLEKSIPYDGTALCSGWIKKQTGIEGDAVISFIGGADVPIEHMVDLEDVARNAPIFSELMLHFIIEIADTDLEKMVLRQRLLIAILKDELQKFPNTQNIRRSGNDLYDGKAKLSVSVATSSPKSCLIHTAINILHENTSVLTKGLSDYEIAPKTLAETVMKKFVEELKGVTHAQTKVRAVN; encoded by the coding sequence ATGTTGAAATCTATTTTTCTTGAAAAATCAATCCCTTATGACGGCACGGCGCTTTGTTCCGGTTGGATAAAGAAACAGACCGGGATTGAAGGCGATGCTGTTATTTCTTTCATCGGGGGGGCGGATGTACCGATCGAACACATGGTGGATCTGGAAGACGTGGCTCGCAACGCTCCCATCTTCAGCGAATTGATGCTCCATTTTATTATAGAAATAGCGGATACCGATCTGGAGAAAATGGTTTTGCGCCAGCGTTTGCTGATTGCCATTTTAAAAGATGAACTCCAGAAATTTCCCAACACACAAAACATCCGGCGTTCCGGAAATGATCTCTACGATGGAAAAGCAAAACTCTCCGTTTCCGTCGCCACTTCTTCGCCGAAGTCTTGTCTCATTCACACCGCGATCAACATTCTGCACGAAAACACATCCGTCCTCACAAAAGGATTGAGCGACTACGAAATCGCCCCAAAAACATTGGCAGAAACCGTGATGAAAAAATTTGTGGAAGAATTAAAAGGCGTGACTCACGCGCAAACCAA